The genomic interval TCTATCTGCAAAAAGGCGACGTAGATTCAGCGATACGGTTCCTGAGCATTCTGCAAAAACTGCAGGAAGAGCAAAAAGACCGGAATTTATCCAGAGACACCCTGTATCTTTCCCTCGTGATTTCATTAAAAACCTCGCAGCCGATTTCGGAATCCGATTATTTCACCCTCATGAACTCATTGAAAGCGGACGGATTCGAAGGCCTGTACGCCTTCGTCTGCGCAAACGTCCACCTGTACGCGCATTACTATCGCTCCTTCAAGAACGTCATCTCCGTCTGCAACGAGGCGATCTCGTACTATGCGCTTATCCAAAATGAAATGGGGCTTTCGTTCGCGTATCATAAAGCGGGCATTATGTTTTCCAATCATGGAAACTTTCGCGAAGCTCTGATCTACATGAACAAAACCCTGCACATCCGCGAGGCCGGAGGAAACACGGAAGGCGTAATACGGATACAAAACGGCATCGGATATCTGTATTACCTGCAAGGGAAATATTCCCAGGCGCTGTCCTGCTTCCAAAAGAGCATATCGCTTCTGAATGCTCTGGATAAGCATGAAGAAACCTGCATCACGCTCTACAACATCGGCATGCTCTATTTCACCTGCGCTCAATACGAGAAAGGCGCGGCGATCGCCGATAAGCTGTTGCAGCTTATGCAAACCCTCAGGGTCGACATCATTCCCTACCATAAAAAGTACGACGTCTACATCCTCAAGGCGCTGTGCATCGCGAAGCTCGGGAAGACCGCGAAAGCGTTTGAACTTATCGCGCGGCTGCGTCCGGGACATCGAGACTATCCCTGGAAGACCCGCTTTTATTATAAACTGCTCAGGGGAATCGTCGCTGCCGACGAAGGCGATATGGAAGACGCATCCCATCACTTTCAAACGGCGCGGGTATGCCTTGAAGGAGGAGAAGACGCGGGAACCGACAGCCTGCCGATACTGGAGTATGAATACGCGAGGGCATGGTTGGTCAACGGAAATCCGGAAAAAGCCCACGAACGCATCAATGCAGGCCTCTCCGACGCTTCCGGGAAAGAAACAGAATTTCTCAGGGAACGTCTTGAAACCCTCCGCGAAACCGGCAGAGAAACCCCTCCGACGCTCTGCCTCCCCGAAACGTCCGTGAATACGGGCACCATGATCAATCTCGCCAAAAAAGAATTTCTCCTTAACAGGCTGCAGACGAAAATTCGCGACATACACTTCCTGAATATCCTGCAAAGCGAATTGAACCAGACTGCGGACAGAACCTCGGCGGCGAGAAAACTAACCCGCCTGATCAAGTACCAGTTTCCGATGGAAGTGATCCTGTTTCTTTCGGTCACTCCCGGGCCGGACGGAACCCTCATCCCCGGAAAGCTGATCGCCTGGTCCTGTCCCGCAGGGCTTGAACCGGAAGAACTGCAGCCCCTCATCGCGGCAATCCTCTCGGTTCCGAAGAAGCAAACATTCGGTTCCGAGGAAATACATCAGGCCGCTCCCGACAACTCGGTTCCGATCAGGAACGCAGTCTCCCTCACGATAATGGAGCACGGAATTCCCGCGGCCTGCCTTTTCATGGCAAGCGCGAACGCGTCGCTCATCCTTCCTCCCGAGGATATGGAAACGCTCAGGTTCGCAACCGCGCATATAGGAACGCTCTTCACCAAAATACGCCATAACGAAGATTTGTTCAGATTATCGCGCGAGGATTCCCTTACCGGGCTTTACAACCGACAGGCTCTCCAAACTCAATTACAGGAAGAAGAAAAAAGGCTTTCAACTCCCGATCACTATCCGCCGCCCGGCCTTTCCATCGTTTTTATCGACCTTGATAACTTCAAATATTACAACGACAGCTTCGGCCACGCTCTGGGAGACATTCTGCTTACGGAATTCGCCAAGCTCGTCAAACATTCGTTCAGAGACATCGATTTCGCGGCTCGATACGGTGGAGACGAATTCATCATTTTGATGCCGGATACTGACGCAGAAATAGCAGCCCTGCCGGCGGAGCGCTTATTCAACGCAATCGAAAAGGAGCAATGGTTCCTTCCGAGAATCGCCGAATACCTGCGCCGCCCGGTCGCCATCGCCGAAGAACTCAGGCTCTCCTGTTCGATAGGAATCGCGTCGAGCTCGAATAACGGCGCTCAACGAAGAACGCCGGAGGAACTGGTAAAACTCGCCGATAACGCACTGTATCAAGCGAAAAAAACAGGCAAGCATAAAATCGTCATCTGCAGAGAATCTGACAACTACAGCAGTTTGTGATACACTCTCCGGCATGACGGAATCGGACGACAGACTTGTTACAATCGAAATGAAACTCGCCTATCTCGAGGATTTTCTCGGCAGGCTGCAGGAAACAGTTCTCCAGCAGAACGACGACCTGGATAAAATTAAAAATGAAAACAAAGCCTTGCGAACAAAGCTCACCGATCTATCTGACACAATGCAGGACATGCCGCATGTCAGACCGCCCCATTATTAACAAGAACCGGCATGTATGACCGCTTTCTTTGATATGATTGCTTGACCTGTAACAGTTTTAGATTTATGGTGTTTTATAGATTTTGGAGATACTTATGCAGAAAATATTGATTGTAGAAGACGACGTATCAGTTTCCGGCATGGTTCAAGCGCTTTTAGAAGAAGAAGGCTATCAGGTCAGCACTGTGCCTTCTGCGGAAAAGGCAAAAGAAATCCTCAATACTGAAAAACCCGAGCTTGCCCTCGTAGACATTATATTGCCCGGACAGGGAGGCATGGACCTCATACTCGAACTGCATACAGCCTATCCCGACCTCAAGGTGGTTCTCACCTCCGGAAAAATCGACATGAATAAATCGACATTCAAGGTTCTTGCCCATCAGTTCGGCGTCATATCGATCCTTCCCAAACCCTTCACCGTAGAAGAGCTCCTCGAAACAGTCCGCGACGCGCTCGCCAGCTGAATGAAAAAAGCCTCCCTGAGATGGGAGGCTTTTTTATGTTCAAAGCTGCATTCGCTTAAGTGAACAAAGAAGCTATTTCCTTTTTATACAAATCATTCAGTTTATAACGCATAATCTCCTGCTTCGCGGAAAGCTCGACGCCGGTTTCGAATTGCTTTTCCAGCAGCACAAAACGGTTAATCCGTTCAAACAACTTAAAACCGTTGCGCGAGTTCACGAGATCCGCGATTTCAGACTCGTATAGTTTCCGTACCTGAAGATCGGAAAGCAAATCGGAAAAGCGATCCGTCGGCAGAGCCGCTTCTTTCGCCCATGACAGAAGCTCGTCCCTGTTAACAACGATAAGCGCGCCCAGATAGCGCTGATCCTGGCCCAAAACCACCGCCTGCGAAACAAAGCACGATTCGTTGATTTTCATTTCTATCGGAGTAGGCTCTATATTCTCGCCGCCGCGGAGAACTATCGTATCCTTCTTCCTTCCGCGAAGAATAATCTCCCCTTTCAGCGTCTTATAGCCGATGTCGCCCGTATCGAGCCAGCCGTCAGAGGAGAGCACTTTTGCCGTCAACTCCGGCTTGCGGTAATAACCGCGCATCACATTCCGGCCTTTTACATAAACGGTGCCCTTTGAACCGGGAGGAAGCTCGCGCCCCTCGTCGTCCAGAATCTTCACTGTGCAACAGCTGATCGGCGTGCCGATGGTTCCGAAAACCGGCTTTGACATCGGACGCACAGCCACGACCGGCGCCGTTTCCGTCAAGCCGTAGCCTTCAACGACGTTTATGCCGACAGCCCAAAAAAATTCGTCGATATACGGAGGAAGTGCGCCTCCCCCGGATACGCCTCCCCTGAAGCCGGTGCCGAGTTTGGCGCGGATTTTCTTAAACACCAGCAAACCGCCGAGCGCCTTCAGCGGGGAAAGCAAGAGAAAGGGGACGAAGCACAACACCGCCCCGGCTACGCCGGAGGCGCGGCTGACAACCGGAGAACGGCCGAAAACGCGCCGTTCGCATCGGGACTGGAGAATCGCTACAGTCACGAAAAAGTTGAACATCAGCCACACAATGCCGCCTGTTTTGCGCATGAGCCTGAAAATGCCGTCGTAGACGGACTCCCAGATCCTCGGCACCGAAGGAAGAAGCTGCGGATTCATCAATGCGAGATCCGCGAGAAGGATGCTCCCTATCGGTTTCGAATACACGATAGATGCACCGCTGAACAGAATTACGTACTCGCACAGACGTTCGAAAGAATGCCATACCGGAAGAACGCAAAGCGCTTTCTCGCCCGGATGCAGAATAATCCTCGACGGAAGCTCTTCCAGCTGACACAGGAAATTGTCATGAGTGAGCATAACGCCCTTTGGTTCGCCCGTCGTTCCGGAAGTGAAAATCAACGTTGCGATATCGTCGGCAAGACCGGCTTCCAACTCTGCTTCTATCCGCCCGGGATGAAGCTTTCTCCATTCAACGCCGGCTGAAAGCAGCGAAGCATAGGTATGAACCGAAAAACCGGCGGACGAGAAGGACTCGGAGTTCTCCGCGGACGGCGGATCGATGAAGATCAACGAATCAAGCAGAGGAACGCTACCCCGGACTTCGAGCATCTTTTTGCCCTGCGCCTCGTTTTCCAAAACGGCAGTTTTACATTCAGCAAAAGAAAGGATATAGGATATTTCCTGCTTGGTCGCGTCGCAGCCGCGAGGGACATCGGCTCCGCCGATCGCCATGATGGCCATGCTCGAATGAAGCCACTCCTTGCGGTTATCGGCGATCAACCCGATATGATCTCCGCGCTGATGGCCGAGAGATATAAAGCCTGCTCCTAAACTCAACACAATCTCATAATAATCACGAAAAAAAACCGGTTCGAAACGACCGGCGGAATTCTTAGCGAACTGTCCCGGAAGATCCGGGTATTCTGAAGCGATGCGCTTCAGCAATTTTGGCAAGGTTTGATCCATAGATTACAAATTATCATGACATGTCATTTTGTGCAAGTTTCACTATTTTAACATTTACTGCATTAACCGGCTTTATTAAGAGGAAACGATAGTCTTATGTTAATCAACAGGAAAAGTGAAAAAAAGGTTGAAGATCGATCATGTTATGCGATAATTCAGTACTGAATACATGAGCAATCGGTAGTGAAAAGCGAAGCTCCCATGAAACTTCACGATTGCTTGACAGCATACCGATTCATACTGGTTTCCCGGCTAATGCGATTTTTATAGTTTCAGAAGATCCAACGAAGAAAGCATCTAGTCATCAGCGAGGTAAAAAATGACAATGATTAGTAAAATTTTTACACATAATCATGGCAACCGGTTGCCATGTAATATTGACAACGTATACATTTCATAGGATAGTGGTGAAAGCGGGATATAGGGGGCATGACAAGACGGCCTCCAGGTTGCATATCCATTCCCTGTTTGGATCCATTAGATCAATCAGCGATTTCCGTTATCAACGGCTGAGACATTCAGCTTGACCTTTTATAGGAGAGAAAATGAAAGGAATAACCCTCGAACAGATCAGTTCGCGCGCACCCGGAGAAGTCGCCGGGAAATTTACGAATTTTCTTGGCGAAACCTACTACCGGATCGGTAACTATGACGCCATGCCGCCCTTTTTCATGACGATAGTAAGCGCATCGGACATCTGGAACTATATCTGGTCTAACGGAGGCTTAACCGCCGGCCGTAAACACTGCGACCAGGCGGTTTTTCCCTACTATACCGCTGATAAAGTCTCGGACGGAAGGACGTACACCGGCTCGTTCACTGCTATCCAGGTTAAAACCCAAGACGGAACCTATCACTGGGAGCCATTCTCGGAAGCTGCCAACGGGCTATGGTCAATAGAAAGGAATCTGTATAAAAACCATTCTGGATCGAAGGTCTATTTTGAAGAGGTTAACAACGATCTCGGCCTTACCTTCCAATATGGATGGACATCCTCCGACGCATACGGATTGGTGCGGCATTCGAGGATAATTAATAATTCGGGGACAGAGCAAACCGTCACCGTGCTCGACGGCTGCAGAAACATTCTGCCGTCATGCGTCACAGCGGACTTCCAAAACAACAACAGCGTTTTGCTTGACGCGTATAAACGGACAGACCTTGATGAAGATTCCGGCATGGCTATTTTCTCCATCACGTCGATAGTATCCGATAAAGCAGAGCCCAGCGAAGGACTCCTTGCGAATATTGGCTGGTTTTCCTGCGAGGGAGATATTACTCTGTCCCCCGATGCCCCGGATGACTTCAGGAAAGGAAAGGCTCTTAATCGAGATATAGTTCTCAAGGGACAGAGACCGGCATATTTAATTAAAAGAATACTTGCTCTGTCCCCGCGTGGAGGAACCGATTCGTGGTATCAGGTATTCGATACGAGTCTCGAAGCCGGAAAAATAGCAGAGATAAAAAGAAAACTGAAAAACAGAAGCGTTGTCCTGAAAGACCTGGAGAACGATATTCAAAAAGGCGTAGAACAACTCATTTCCTACATAGCTACTGCCGACGGTCTGCAGAACACTGCGGATACGGAGACATGCATACATCATGAAGCGAACGTCCTTTTCAATATTATGCGCGGCGGAATATTCGCAGACCGCGAAGGTCTTTCCGTAGAGGACTTCAGGTCCTTTGCCGCTGTAAGAAATAAAAAAGCAGGGGCCGACATAGCGCAGCTTACCAAAAATCTCCCGAGCAACGTATCATTTCGAAAGCTCGAAGAAACGATCGCGGCAAGCAATAATCCGCAAGCCATTCGCTTATTCCGCGAATATCTTCCAATAACCTTTTCAAGACGCCACGGAGACCCAAGCCGTCCATGGAACCGTTTTTCAATCGAAATCAAGGACGAGAAAGGCAATCCAAAACTGAATTACCAGGGAAATTGGCGCGATATTTTCCAAAACTGGGAAGCTCTGTCCCTCTCATGGCCGGAGTACACCCAGAACATCATAGCGAAATTCCTTAACGCAACGACGGCTGATGGGTACAATCCCTACCGAATCACGCGAGAAGGAATAGACTGGGAAATTCAGGAACCGGAAAATCCTTGGTCGAACATAGGCTACTGGGGCGACCACCAAATCATCTACCTTGCAAAGCTCATGGAGCTGCAACACCGCATCAATCCGGCCGCTCTTGCTTCGGATTTGGATTCTCCGCTCTATTCCAGCGGAAACGTACCGTACCGGCTTAAATCTCACGCAGATATTCTCCAGAATCCAAGATCGACGATTATTTTCGATTACGACCTTCATGAGAAAATCATGGCCGCTGAAAAGAGCGAAGGAACCGACGCAAGGCTTCTGCATGCAAAAGACGGCAGCGTAGCCCTTGTATCCATGACGACTAAAATTCTCACGCTTATTCTCGCAAAAATGGCGAGCTTCGTTCCCGGCGGCGGAATCTGGCTCAACACGCAACGCCCTGAATGGAACGACGCGAACAATGCGCTGGCAGGATACGGCCTTTCCATGGTTACGCTGTATTACCTCAGACGTTTTCTTTCATTCCTTCAAATGCTCTATACTGAATCGGGGACAGAGCAATTCAATATTTCCGAAGAGACGGCTGTTTTCTATCGAGAGATAGCTCAATACTATCAAAAAGCCCGCCCGGAATCGCTTTTTGAAACGAAGGCCCGACGAACATGCGTCGACACAATCGGATTGCTCTTCGAAAAACAAAGAAAGGCTCTCTACAACAGTGGATATTCGGAGAATTTACAGCCCGTTTCAAAGGATGAAATTCTTAAGGGAATAGCCGCCTTTATTTCACACATCGACGCCTCGATCGCGAAGAACCGCAGAAACGACGGACTCTACCATGCCTACAATACAATGGAAGTCCGGGAAGACGGAGGAATCGAGGTTCATAACCTCGATGTGATGCTAGAAGGGCAGGTTGCGGTTCTCTCATCGGGATCGCTTTCCGATGACGAAGCAGTGAATCTGTGCGAAAGCCTTAAAAAAAGCCCGCTGTTCAGGGAAGATCAGTATTCATATATCCTCTATCCCAATAAGGAACTCCCGCGATTCCTTGCAAAGAATCAGGTATCACCGAGCGACGCAGAAGGCATTCTTCTCTTGAAAACGCTGCTCGATCAGGGAGACTCGTCGATCATATATAAAGACGCTGCAGGCGAGTGCCATTTCAATCCCGGATTCAGAAACAACAAGGATTTGGACAAGGCCCTAAGCGAGCTTGGAAAGAAAAACGCGGCGGCGACAGAGGAAATAATTGTACGGGATCGGAATAAAATCATGGAACTCTATGAGCAAACGTTCCATCACCGCAGCTTTACCGGAAGATCAGGCACTTTCTATGCGTATGAAGGACTCGGCAGCATATACTGGCACATGGTGTCGAAATTGATGCTTGCGGTTCAGGAAAATTATATGCGTGCGAAAGGCCCGGCGAAGGAAAAGCTTGCACGAATCTATTACGACGTCAGAAAAGGCATCGGCTTTAACAAGACGCCTCAAGTCTACGGAGCGTTTCCGACAGACCCCTATTCGCACACTCCGGCGGGCCAGGGAGCGAAACAGCCGGGAATGACCGGACAGGTTAAGGAAGAGATACTCACGCGCTGGGGAGAACTCGGGGTTCAAATAGACGAGGGAAGGATTCGATTCGTTCCGGAACTCCTCCGCAAATCCGAAATTCGCGCGGACAATACCATAGAGTTCAGCTGGTGCGCCATTCCCGTCACCTATCGTTTTACGAAGACGGAGGATGGGGGACAGAGCACAGAAAGCGAGTTCGTATTGGGCAGAGCGGCGAAGATTATTCTTAAAATGGCAGATTCTAGTCAGACGATCGACGGAGATGCTCTGTCCCCTGAATATTCCAGCGAAGTCTTCAGACATACCGGTACGATCAAGGCGATAGAAGTCCATATCCGATGATGATGCATCCCTGGGCAGCTAGATAGGTGATCCAGGGAAGCTGATACTCAGCTCGGGGATGACGACCGTGAACGGTAGTCTCCCCGAGAATCGAGTCGGAGATGAGGTATAATACGCCTCCGCATGCTATTAAAATCCAGAAACCGCCGTATGCGAACGCATAAATCAACGCCGCTGCAGCCATGAATCCGAGTAAACACGAGTACACCCTTGAGCCCCACACAATTCGAGCCGGCATCCCCTTGTAATACACGCGCAGGGAAAAAACTATTTGAGGAATACTAACAAAAAGCACAATGAGAGGAATACTGTAAGTAAAATTAAAAAGCGACGAATTTGAAGAGAATGCGCAAAACGCCGCGGAATAACATATTTGAGTGATGCTGAATGAAAGCAATCCTCCGAATATTGGAGTATTGCGGGTAATCCTTTGAGCGAACTCATGTTGCAGGTTAAAATAATCGCCGATAATCGCGAAAATCGAACCCAGAGGAATTAACAGAGACGGAAATTCTTTTGCCGGCGATGCGATAAACAGAACCCAAGAAACCATTACCAGAAGGAATGAGTACCCAAGATAGGGGACCCTTGAATATTCAAGCCTCGCCGAAGAGGACGATACAGTCTTTAAGGATCTCCAATGAATCGAAAAAGAGAGAAGAACGATGAAAGGAATGAATCCCAAAGATACAGCAAGCATATTCATAGAAACCTCCAAACAACAAGATTTCTGCAGAATTGAATGCATTAAAATGCGCTTCGCATCGGTTAAAGCGTAATTCATTTTATGATATATTGAAAATATGATTGAGCATTTACTCTTGGATCTCGACAATACGCTCTATCCGGCGTCGAGCGGGATGGACGAAGGCATAACCAATCGAATGATGAAATTCGTCGCTGATTTTTTGCGAGTACCGATCGACGAGGGACAGAGCATGAGAGCAGCGGCTCTGCCGGGCTATGGAACAACGCTGGAATGGCTGAAAAGCGAACATAACTTGAAGGACGAACAATCCTACTTCAACGCTGTTCATCCTCCGTCAGAGTTGACCGAGCTGCAAAAGGACGAAAACCTCAGGCCGTATCTCTTGTCCCTCAAGAAACCGATGACGTTGCTGACAAACGCGCCGATGGCCCATGCACAGAGGGTTCTCGACTTTTTCGGCATCTCCGACCTTTTTTTAGGCGTCTTTGACATAACCTATCACAACGGCGCAGGAAAACCGCATCCGGACAGCTATCTTACTACTCTAGCAGCTGTAGGACACACGGTGACAGACAGCTTGTTCGTCGACGACCACATGAAATATGTTCGGGGCTATAAAGAGGTAGGAGGCAAAGCGGTGCTCGTCGATGAAACAGGAAAATACGAAACGCTTGCCATGTCGGAAGGCTTCGGATACATACGAAATATCTATCAGCTTGCAGAGATGCTTACAGAATATTGACACGCAGGCCCGGAGCGCTATTAGTATCTAACAACGAATAATTCAGGAGCGATCACATGAATCCCGATTCACTAGCTATCCGTTACAAACACCTTTTCCCGGAATTAAAGCGTCTCTCGCGCGCTGAAAACGTCATAACAGAGCATAATGTCCTTCAACCGGCGAATATGGGCATACGAACCTTTATGGACGCCATGTGCGAAGAAAACATGTTACCGAACTCGGAATTCCGCAATATGCAGCACGCAGAAACCTTTTTAGAGGGCATTAAGGCGGGAAAACGCGGAATCATTTTAATGGAACATTACAGCAACTTCGATCTTCCCGGAATCATGTATCTTTTAAGCAGAGAAGGCGGCATCGGAAAAGAACTCGCCGACCGGATCATTGCTATTGCCGGGATGAAACTTAATGAAGAAAACCCCTTCGTTTCGGCCTTCGCGGAAGCATACAGCAGAATTATCATCTACCCGAGCAGATCCCTGGCATCGATCACCGATCCGGAGAAATACAAAACAGAAGAACAGCGGAGCCGGGTCATCAATATGGCGTCGATGCGCGCGCTGGATCGCGTACGGAAAGACGGAAACGCGGTATTAGTGTTCCCCTCAGGGACGCGGTATCGGCCAGGAAAACCCGAGACAAAGAAAGGCGTGAGAGAAATCGATTCATACATCCGTCTGTCCGATATCATGATGCTAGTTTCGATTAATGGAAACTGCCTGCGCTTCTCGGAAGACCCCGCAGATATGTTGGGAGACGTCGTCTGCAAGGATAGAATAATCATGACTGCCAGCCCCGTTTACGACTGCAATCAATTCCGGGAAGAAGCCCGGACATGGAAAGGAGCGGAAATCGAAGACAAAAAACAACTTGTTGTCGATTACGTCATGCATCGTCTAGAAACAATGCACGACGAGAACGAAGCAGGCAGACTGAGCTGATTAATAATGTAGGGACAGAGAAAGGCTGTATCAAAACGCTGCTCAGAGTTGCTCTGTCCCTCAATACTAAATCAAATTAAAGAATCGAGACGGCACCGCGCAGCAAGAGCGTGGCCGGATAAACCCTCCGCCTTGGCAATCTGTTCCGCGGCGCGAAGCGATTTAACCAAGCCGTCGAATGCGTTCGGATCGACTGATCCAACAGAAGCCTCCGGGACGCGAAGTGTCGTAACCGTCTTAAGGAAATGCCTAACTGACAATCCTCCGGTAAACCGCGCCGCCCCGGATGTCGGCAGGGTATGGTTTAAACCCGCGGCATAATCTCCGAGAACTTCTGCGGAGCGATGGCCGATGAATAATGATCCGTAGTTCCGTACTTTTTCGCACAAAAGCTCTCGTTCCGTTCCATCAGAAACAGCGATTTCCAAATGTTCGGGAGCCTTCCTGTTTGCGATTTCTGCGGCTTCATTCAAATCATCAACCACAATGATCATCGAGTTATTTCCGATGCTGCTCCGAGCCGCAGCCGATTCCGGCAGATCATTGAGCAACACTGAAATCCTGTTCTGAACGGATTGCGCGATTTCCATCGAACAGGTTAACAGTATTGCCTGCGCATCGGGATCATGTTCAGCTTGAGCCAATAAATCTGCGGCCATCCAATCCGGATGAGCGGAATCGTCGCAGATGATCATTACTTCTGTCGGGCCAGCGACTAAATCGATTCCGACCTGGCCGTACACCCTTTTTTTCGCTTCCGCGACGAACTTATTCCCCGGGCCGACAATAACATCGACTTTCGGAATCGTTTCCGTGCCATAAGCCATTGCCGCGATCGCCTGAGCTCCGCCGACAGCAAACACCCTGTCGATACCGCACAAAGAAGCAACAGCCAGAATTCGTTCATCAGCCCAAGGAATCGATGCGTCGCCGTTCAAGGGCGCAGGCGGCGTGCACAGAACAATTTCCTTGACTCCTGCCGCTTTAGCAGGGACAGAGCCCATAATAACCGAAGAAAAGAGTGGAAAACGCCCCGCCGGAACGTACACGCCAGCCCTGTCGACCGGTATGGTTTTTTGTCCGGTAACAATTCCGGGGGACAGAGCAACTTCAAAATCAGAGAAAGACTCTCGCTGCTTCAAAGCAAATTTAAACGCAAGGTTATAAGACAACTTCAACGACTCATATAGGTCCGGATCAACATCCTTCAGACGCAACTCAGCTTCTACAAGTCTGGATTTATCGATTTCTAATGATATCGGAGCAACCCGGTCGAAACGTTTGGCATAGGTATGAATCGCGGCATCGCCGGATGAACGGACATCGTCAATTATCTGGGTCACAATGCTCAGATCCTCTGCAAAGGAACGTTGCGCGTAAAAGGAAGAAGGAACCTCTGTCCCCTTCACTATTTGTAAAATGTCTTTCATTCAAAACCTCACGTATTTACTAAATTAGTAGTTTAGTTGTATACTAACCCCATCAAGGAGTAATTATGAAAATTCCTGTCACCTTAAAACACAAACCTGTTATAACGTGCGAGAACTACGAACAGGTAGACGGACGTTCGGCATATTCGTCCGAAGCCAAAGGCCTCTCCCTCGGACTTGCGCAATGGAATGAACGCGGCAAGATAGATATCGCGGCAAAGGTCTGGCGTTACACCGGCGAAAAGTGGTCTCGGCAGTCTGAAGAGCTGCCTTTGCATAGGGTGCTGGATCTATCGTTGCTCATTGTTCAATCGATTCTTCATTTCCGCGAAGCGTATCGTCATCCTGACTTATTCGACCATGAAAAGCCGGAAATTGGCAAGATCGGCATTCAAGGCGACGCGTTGCGGATGGGAGTTTGCACCGAAAATCCGTGCATTCTCGAAGACATAAAACTATTCCGCGACGCATTAGCAAAAGACGATGAACTGTTGGCTGAAAGGCTTCACGCGCTATCTGCATTGCTTCAGGAAGCCGGCTACGGAAGAAACAATCGGAAGCAATAGCAGAATTACGACAACCAGGAATCAGGCTCGCTGAGAAATGCGAGCCGACGATTCCTTCTATGCCAGAGGCTTCCCCAAATCCATACATCAGACCTATCGACAAGACCGGCTTTCACGGGGTTTTCCTCAATATACAAAATTGTCCGCAAGATCTGTCTGATTGAATCGAGAACCCAGGATGCGAACCGATCGCCCCAAAAATGCCCTGTTCGGTTATACCTCCTGTTGTATGCTCGCGCGAAAACGCTCATAATCCATTGCATGATCGAAGAGAGGCTTTCTCCCTCGCCAGGCAGAATGATGATATGAAAATGGTTTCCCATTATCACAAAACTGTCGATCGAGAATCGATATTTCTCATGAGCCCGTTCGAGGACGCTGACAAACAAAGCTCTTGCCTCGTCGGATTCCAATAGGATCTCGCGATTATTAGTCCGAGCGGCAACATGATACCGTGATCCCGC from Teretinema zuelzerae carries:
- a CDS encoding HAD-IA family hydrolase, translated to MIEHLLLDLDNTLYPASSGMDEGITNRMMKFVADFLRVPIDEGQSMRAAALPGYGTTLEWLKSEHNLKDEQSYFNAVHPPSELTELQKDENLRPYLLSLKKPMTLLTNAPMAHAQRVLDFFGISDLFLGVFDITYHNGAGKPHPDSYLTTLAAVGHTVTDSLFVDDHMKYVRGYKEVGGKAVLVDETGKYETLAMSEGFGYIRNIYQLAEMLTEY
- a CDS encoding 1-acyl-sn-glycerol-3-phosphate acyltransferase is translated as MNPDSLAIRYKHLFPELKRLSRAENVITEHNVLQPANMGIRTFMDAMCEENMLPNSEFRNMQHAETFLEGIKAGKRGIILMEHYSNFDLPGIMYLLSREGGIGKELADRIIAIAGMKLNEENPFVSAFAEAYSRIIIYPSRSLASITDPEKYKTEEQRSRVINMASMRALDRVRKDGNAVLVFPSGTRYRPGKPETKKGVREIDSYIRLSDIMMLVSINGNCLRFSEDPADMLGDVVCKDRIIMTASPVYDCNQFREEARTWKGAEIEDKKQLVVDYVMHRLETMHDENEAGRLS
- the hisD gene encoding histidinol dehydrogenase, which codes for MKDILQIVKGTEVPSSFYAQRSFAEDLSIVTQIIDDVRSSGDAAIHTYAKRFDRVAPISLEIDKSRLVEAELRLKDVDPDLYESLKLSYNLAFKFALKQRESFSDFEVALSPGIVTGQKTIPVDRAGVYVPAGRFPLFSSVIMGSVPAKAAGVKEIVLCTPPAPLNGDASIPWADERILAVASLCGIDRVFAVGGAQAIAAMAYGTETIPKVDVIVGPGNKFVAEAKKRVYGQVGIDLVAGPTEVMIICDDSAHPDWMAADLLAQAEHDPDAQAILLTCSMEIAQSVQNRISVLLNDLPESAAARSSIGNNSMIIVVDDLNEAAEIANRKAPEHLEIAVSDGTERELLCEKVRNYGSLFIGHRSAEVLGDYAAGLNHTLPTSGAARFTGGLSVRHFLKTVTTLRVPEASVGSVDPNAFDGLVKSLRAAEQIAKAEGLSGHALAARCRLDSLI
- a CDS encoding DUF6530 family protein; protein product: MKIPVTLKHKPVITCENYEQVDGRSAYSSEAKGLSLGLAQWNERGKIDIAAKVWRYTGEKWSRQSEELPLHRVLDLSLLIVQSILHFREAYRHPDLFDHEKPEIGKIGIQGDALRMGVCTENPCILEDIKLFRDALAKDDELLAERLHALSALLQEAGYGRNNRKQ
- a CDS encoding REP-associated tyrosine transposase, which codes for MSWANSIVGTKSNFFGQETRLCIHVYRMRRKRFLRAGSRYHVAARTNNREILLESDEARALFVSVLERAHEKYRFSIDSFVIMGNHFHIIILPGEGESLSSIMQWIMSVFARAYNRRYNRTGHFWGDRFASWVLDSIRQILRTILYIEENPVKAGLVDRSDVWIWGSLWHRRNRRLAFLSEPDSWLS